GTTGCATTTCTCTCTGCTTTTTATGCGATCCAGTACATCAATCACTTTAACGGGAAATGGAATTTCTTTGCACTCTTTATGCTCATGGTAACAGGCATGAATGGTGTGATCCTCAGCGGAGACTTCTTCAATCTCTATGTATTTATGGAAATCTCACTCTACTCTGCATATGCCCTTGTTGCATTTGGAACAGAGTCTGAGGAATTGGAAGCAGCATTCAAATATGCCACCATGGGCGCGATCACCTCGACAATGATTCTCTTTGGTATCGGCATATTATATAGCTATACCTCTACGTTGACCATGGCTGATGTTGGTCTCCACTTAAGAAGTGTAGGGACTCCGAAGCTCATCTTCCTCGTATACGGATTATTTATTGCTGGTTTTGGTTTAAAGACAGCGCTTGTACCGTTCCATGCATGGCTGCCTGATGCTCATCCATCAGCTCCTGCCCCTATCTCTGCGATGCTTTCCGGCGTGTTGATAAAAACTCTGGGTGTCTATGCAATCGTACGAATATTTTTCAATGTATTTGGTGCACCAACCGTTGTGCTTCAGATACTGATGTTACTGGGTGTTCTATCAATAGTTATAGGAGGATTCCTCTCTGTTGTGCAATGGGATTTTAAACGATTGCTTGGATTCAGCAGTATCAGTCAGATTGGTTATGTTATAATTGGTTTTGCATTGGGAACTCCTCTTGGAATACTCGGCGGTGTGCTACATTTATTCTATCATGCAATCTTCAAATCCTTGCTCTTTTTGGATAGTGGTTCGGTCGAATATGCAACAGGTACCCGAGATCTCAGACAGCTTGGTGGGTTGTCAAAAGAGATGAAAGTCACGTCATCAACAACAATGATCGGCACGCTTTCAATCTCAGGAATTCCTCCATTTAATGGATTCTTCAGCAAACTGATAATCATCATTGCATGTATCGCAGCAGGTCAGGTCATTATTGGTATTATTGCCGCTTTAGTGAGTATTGTAACTCTTGCTTATTTCCTAAAAGTGCAGAAGCATGCATTCTATGGCAAGAAGGGTTCTGCAAAGGTTCTGGAAAAAGTTCCTTTTGCTATGAAAACTGCGATGATCATCCTCGCTGCCCTGTGCCTTATCAGCTCTGCTGTTATGATCCCTTCGATAAGAAAAAATTATCTCAATCCCATAGTGGATACCGTTATGGGAAAGACTTCATATATCGACAAAGTCGAGCCCTATCTTGATAATGGGAGTGTCAAATGAAGGTAGAAACAAAAAGCAGGATCGTTGTCTTTATTCTTTCGATTTTAGTTTGGAT
This region of Candidatus Cloacimonadota bacterium genomic DNA includes:
- a CDS encoding NADH/ubiquinone/plastoquinone (complex I) codes for the protein MILSQFIFVPLLAAFLIVLFARRKENIAAVFTLAATAWILIVAFVAFFKLPANGGMILNNTSGWKIPFTIALILDNLSAFMLIVVNLVAFLSAFYAIQYINHFNGKWNFFALFMLMVTGMNGVILSGDFFNLYVFMEISLYSAYALVAFGTESEELEAAFKYATMGAITSTMILFGIGILYSYTSTLTMADVGLHLRSVGTPKLIFLVYGLFIAGFGLKTALVPFHAWLPDAHPSAPAPISAMLSGVLIKTLGVYAIVRIFFNVFGAPTVVLQILMLLGVLSIVIGGFLSVVQWDFKRLLGFSSISQIGYVIIGFALGTPLGILGGVLHLFYHAIFKSLLFLDSGSVEYATGTRDLRQLGGLSKEMKVTSSTTMIGTLSISGIPPFNGFFSKLIIIIACIAAGQVIIGIIAALVSIVTLAYFLKVQKHAFYGKKGSAKVLEKVPFAMKTAMIILAALCLISSAVMIPSIRKNYLNPIVDTVMGKTSYIDKVEPYLDNGSVK